Proteins from a genomic interval of Lysobacter arenosi:
- a CDS encoding thymidylate synthase, which produces MKQYLDLLRHVLDHGSDKADRTGTGTRSVFGWQMRFDLAEGFPLVTTKKLHLRSIVHELLWFLQGETNIAYLKDNKVSIWDEWADADGELGPVYGKQWRRWAGADGIEIDQIRWVVEEIKRNPDSRRLIVSAWNVADLPRMALMPCHTMFQFYVANGKLSCQLYQRSGDIFLGVPFNIASYALLTHMVAQVCGLGVGDFVHTLGDAHLYSNHFEQAREQLSRTPRALPTLRLNPDVRDIFGFHYDDIAIEHYDPLPAIKAPVAV; this is translated from the coding sequence ATGAAGCAATACCTCGACCTGCTGCGCCATGTACTCGACCACGGCAGCGACAAGGCCGACCGCACCGGTACCGGCACGCGCAGCGTGTTCGGCTGGCAGATGCGCTTCGACCTGGCCGAAGGCTTTCCGCTGGTCACCACCAAGAAGCTGCACCTGCGCTCGATCGTGCACGAGTTGCTGTGGTTCCTGCAGGGCGAAACCAACATCGCCTACCTGAAGGACAACAAGGTCAGCATCTGGGACGAATGGGCCGACGCCGACGGCGAGTTGGGTCCGGTGTACGGCAAGCAGTGGCGACGCTGGGCCGGTGCCGATGGCATCGAGATCGACCAGATCCGCTGGGTGGTCGAGGAGATCAAGCGCAATCCCGACTCGCGCCGCCTGATCGTCTCGGCGTGGAATGTCGCCGACCTGCCGCGCATGGCGTTGATGCCGTGCCACACGATGTTCCAGTTCTACGTCGCCAACGGCAAGCTCAGCTGCCAGCTGTACCAGCGCAGCGGCGACATCTTCCTCGGCGTGCCGTTCAACATCGCCAGCTATGCGCTGCTGACGCACATGGTTGCTCAGGTGTGCGGCCTGGGCGTCGGCGACTTCGTCCACACGCTGGGCGACGCGCACCTGTACTCGAACCATTTCGAGCAGGCGCGCGAGCAGCTGTCGCGCACGCCGCGCGCGCTGCCGACGCTGCGGCTCAACCCGGACGTGCGCGACATCTTCGGCTTCCACTACGACGACATCGCGATCGAGCACTACGACCCGCTGCCGGCGATCAAGGCGCCGGTCGCGGTCTGA
- the apaG gene encoding Co2+/Mg2+ efflux protein ApaG: MERSTDYAVDVSVATRYLDDQSEPGQDRYVFAYTISIRNAGRVPARLLSRRWLITDSNGKVQEVEGEGVVGEQPYLRPGDDFEYTSGAVLETSHGMMEGSYHMLADDGTQFDAPIPAFSLSVPRTLH; encoded by the coding sequence ATGGAACGCAGTACCGATTACGCCGTCGACGTCTCCGTCGCCACCCGTTACCTCGATGACCAGTCCGAGCCTGGCCAGGACCGCTATGTCTTCGCCTACACGATCAGCATCCGCAATGCCGGCCGCGTGCCCGCGCGCCTGCTGAGCCGGCGCTGGCTGATCACCGACAGCAACGGCAAGGTCCAGGAGGTCGAGGGTGAGGGCGTGGTGGGCGAGCAGCCGTACCTGCGCCCCGGCGACGACTTCGAATACACCTCCGGTGCCGTGCTGGAAACCAGCCACGGCATGATGGAAGGCAGCTACCACATGCTCGCCGACGATGGCACGCAGTTTGATGCGCCGATTCCGGCCTTCAGCCTGTCCGTGCCGCGAACGTTGCACTGA
- a CDS encoding diacylglycerol kinase: protein MADEFGHMPRGPARILKAARWSMQGLRAAWLHESSFRLEVYLFVVLAPLGWWLGQTAVERVLLVGSMLLVLSIELLNSAVEAVIERYGPEFHELAGRAKDMGSAAVFVLMMNVLLTWGAIVVPRLW, encoded by the coding sequence ATGGCTGATGAGTTTGGGCACATGCCGCGCGGCCCCGCGCGCATCCTGAAGGCTGCCAGGTGGTCGATGCAGGGGCTGCGCGCGGCCTGGCTGCACGAGTCGTCGTTCCGGCTCGAGGTGTACCTGTTCGTCGTCCTGGCGCCGCTGGGCTGGTGGCTGGGGCAGACCGCGGTGGAGCGAGTGCTGCTGGTCGGTTCGATGCTGCTGGTGCTGAGCATCGAGTTGCTCAATTCGGCGGTGGAGGCGGTGATCGAGCGCTACGGTCCCGAGTTCCACGAGCTGGCGGGCCGGGCCAAGGACATGGGCTCGGCCGCGGTGTTCGTGTTGATGATGAATGTATTGCTGACCTGGGGTGCGATCGTCGTACCCCGCCTGTGGTGA
- the lgt gene encoding prolipoprotein diacylglyceryl transferase yields the protein MIVLHQIDPIAFHLGPLQVHWYGIMYLLGFGTAWWLGRRRVTAGRLPGVSEQAYGDLLFYAMLGVVLGGRLGYVFFYSFHDLLRDPLMLLRIWEGGMSFHGGLLGVVAAAWWWSRRHRLHLFDTVDFIAPLVPPGLGFGRLGNYIGGELWGKYTDAGWGVVFPRAPEFSNWTREQIHSQFASGALERFARHPSQLYQALLEGLVMFLALWWFSSKPRPRYAVSGLFALLYGCFRFLIEFVRVPDPQIGYLAFGWLTMGQVLSLPLIALGLFWLWWSRRQPTLQPLAVPPNAG from the coding sequence ATGATCGTCCTGCACCAGATCGATCCGATCGCCTTCCATCTCGGCCCGCTGCAGGTGCACTGGTACGGAATCATGTACCTGCTGGGCTTCGGCACAGCATGGTGGCTGGGTCGACGCCGCGTCACTGCCGGACGCCTGCCCGGGGTCAGCGAACAGGCCTACGGCGACCTGCTCTTCTACGCGATGCTCGGCGTCGTACTGGGCGGGCGCCTGGGCTACGTCTTCTTCTATTCCTTCCACGACCTGCTGCGCGATCCGCTGATGCTGCTGCGCATCTGGGAAGGTGGCATGAGCTTCCACGGCGGCCTGCTCGGCGTGGTCGCCGCGGCCTGGTGGTGGTCGCGCCGGCATCGCCTGCATCTGTTCGACACCGTCGATTTCATCGCGCCGCTGGTGCCGCCGGGCCTGGGCTTCGGCCGCCTGGGCAACTACATCGGCGGCGAGTTGTGGGGCAAGTACACCGATGCCGGTTGGGGCGTGGTATTTCCGCGCGCGCCGGAGTTCAGCAACTGGACCCGCGAGCAGATCCACAGCCAGTTCGCCAGCGGCGCACTGGAGCGGTTTGCGCGCCATCCCTCGCAGCTGTACCAGGCCCTGCTCGAAGGGCTGGTGATGTTCCTGGCGCTGTGGTGGTTCTCCAGCAAACCGCGTCCGCGCTATGCGGTGTCGGGCCTGTTCGCGCTGCTGTACGGCTGCTTCCGCTTCCTGATCGAGTTCGTCCGCGTGCCCGACCCGCAGATCGGCTACCTCGCTTTCGGCTGGCTGACGATGGGGCAGGTGCTGAGCCTGCCGCTGATCGCGCTGGGCCTGTTCTGGCTGTGGTGGTCGCGTCGCCAGCCGACGCTGCAGCCGCTGGCCGTGCCGCCGAACGCGGGCTGA
- a CDS encoding symmetrical bis(5'-nucleosyl)-tetraphosphatase, with translation MTTWAIGDLQGCYDATQRLLEKIAFDPARDQLWFCGDLVNRGGQSLETLRLVHSLRANSVVVLGNHDLSLLAIGERREDEQRKVNQDLQRIVLAEDRDELLTWLRMQKLVHADRKLGWMMVHAALAPQWSTQMAERFAREIEERLHGDQFRRLLKNMYGDKPAWHPKLAGVERHRAIINVFTRLRYCTPRGRISFEDKGSPGTQPAGLYPWYEVPGRVERDLKIVCGHWSTLGLFIGHGVHAIDTGAVWGGKLTALQLDTDELRLVQVAGRDVPATPPRPRPPYHADDRNRQRQQRQSQGGQPRQGQPRGPGQWRTRKAASERNRCSCAAGGNRPGLSEG, from the coding sequence ATGACCACCTGGGCCATCGGCGATCTGCAAGGCTGCTACGACGCGACGCAGCGTCTGCTGGAGAAGATCGCCTTCGATCCCGCGCGCGACCAGCTCTGGTTCTGCGGCGACCTGGTCAACCGCGGCGGCCAGTCGCTGGAAACCCTGCGGCTGGTGCACTCGCTGCGCGCCAACAGCGTGGTCGTGCTGGGCAACCATGACCTGTCGCTGCTGGCGATCGGCGAACGGCGCGAGGACGAGCAGCGCAAGGTCAACCAGGACCTGCAGCGCATCGTCCTCGCCGAAGACCGTGACGAACTGCTGACCTGGCTGCGCATGCAGAAGCTGGTCCACGCCGACCGCAAGCTGGGCTGGATGATGGTCCACGCCGCACTGGCGCCGCAGTGGTCGACGCAGATGGCCGAGCGCTTCGCCCGCGAGATCGAGGAGCGCCTGCACGGCGACCAGTTCCGCCGGCTGCTCAAGAACATGTACGGCGACAAGCCGGCCTGGCATCCCAAGCTGGCCGGCGTCGAGCGCCATCGCGCGATCATCAACGTGTTCACGCGCCTGCGTTACTGCACGCCGCGCGGCCGCATCTCGTTCGAGGACAAGGGCAGCCCCGGCACCCAGCCGGCCGGCCTGTATCCCTGGTACGAAGTGCCCGGGCGCGTGGAGCGCGACCTCAAGATCGTCTGCGGCCACTGGTCGACGCTGGGACTGTTCATCGGCCACGGCGTCCACGCCATCGACACCGGCGCGGTGTGGGGCGGCAAGCTCACCGCATTGCAGCTCGACACCGATGAGCTGCGCCTGGTCCAGGTAGCAGGGCGCGATGTGCCGGCGACGCCGCCGCGGCCGCGACCGCCGTACCACGCCGACGACCGCAATCGCCAGCGCCAGCAACGCCAGTCGCAGGGCGGCCAGCCGCGCCAGGGGCAACCGCGTGGCCCAGGGCAATGGCGGACAAGGAAGGCCGCGTCAGAACGAAACCGCTGCTCCTGCGCCGCCGGTGGAAACCGACCAGGACTGAGCGAGGGGTAG
- a CDS encoding putative quinol monooxygenase → MSRCALLARLEAKPGKEDQLEQFLRSALPLAEAEPGTRTWFALRFGPSSFGIYDTFDTEAGRQAHLDGPIAAALMARADELLSQPPQIDRVDLLASKLPH, encoded by the coding sequence ATGTCCCGTTGCGCTCTGCTGGCAAGGCTGGAGGCCAAACCGGGCAAGGAAGACCAGCTCGAACAGTTCCTCCGCAGCGCCCTGCCCCTGGCGGAGGCCGAACCGGGGACCCGCACCTGGTTCGCCCTCCGGTTCGGCCCCAGCAGCTTCGGCATCTACGACACGTTCGACACCGAAGCCGGCCGCCAGGCGCACCTGGATGGACCGATCGCGGCGGCGCTGATGGCGCGCGCGGACGAGCTGCTGTCGCAGCCGCCGCAGATCGACCGGGTCGACCTGCTGGCGAGCAAGCTGCCGCACTGA
- a CDS encoding TPM domain-containing protein → MRVPVASFVTWLLFALVSVQAQQLAAIPAMTSPVVDTTGTIDAATRQKLEAQALALQQRKGSQLQVLVVPTTMPEDIAQYAVRAFDQWKVGRKGVDDGVLLVVAKDDRRVRIEVGYGLEGAIPDATSARVIQEYLVPKFRAGDYAGGITDASGALVKLIDGEPLPAPMAEHRSGRGNGGGGWLFALFVAFIVAQVARGIFGRAPSLLRGVIGAGAAGGIAWLISSMFLVGGIGAAIGFFMGLASLPSGRYARDRGYGGFGGWGGGGGFGGGGGGFGGGGGWGGGGGMSGGGGASGSW, encoded by the coding sequence ATGCGGGTGCCGGTCGCGAGCTTCGTGACCTGGTTGCTGTTCGCGCTCGTTTCCGTGCAGGCGCAGCAGCTGGCTGCGATCCCGGCGATGACCTCGCCGGTGGTCGACACCACCGGCACGATAGACGCTGCCACTCGCCAGAAGCTCGAGGCGCAGGCGCTGGCATTGCAGCAGCGTAAAGGCAGCCAGCTGCAGGTGCTGGTGGTGCCGACCACGATGCCGGAGGACATCGCCCAGTACGCGGTGCGTGCCTTCGATCAGTGGAAGGTGGGACGCAAGGGCGTCGACGACGGTGTCCTGCTGGTGGTCGCCAAGGACGACCGTCGCGTGCGCATCGAGGTCGGTTACGGCCTGGAAGGCGCGATTCCCGATGCCACCTCCGCGCGCGTGATCCAGGAATACCTGGTGCCGAAATTCCGCGCCGGCGACTATGCCGGCGGCATCACCGATGCCAGCGGCGCGCTGGTCAAGCTGATCGACGGCGAGCCCTTGCCCGCGCCGATGGCCGAGCACCGTTCCGGGCGCGGCAACGGTGGCGGCGGCTGGCTGTTCGCGTTGTTCGTCGCCTTCATCGTCGCCCAGGTCGCGCGCGGCATCTTCGGCCGGGCGCCGTCGCTGCTGCGCGGCGTGATCGGGGCCGGTGCCGCCGGCGGCATCGCCTGGTTGATCTCGTCGATGTTCCTGGTCGGCGGCATCGGTGCGGCGATCGGTTTCTTCATGGGGCTGGCCAGTCTGCCGTCGGGACGCTACGCGCGTGACCGCGGTTATGGCGGCTTCGGTGGCTGGGGCGGTGGCGGCGGGTTTGGCGGTGGCGGTGGGGGCTTCGGCGGCGGTGGCGGCTGGGGTGGTGGCGGTGGCATGAGCGGAGGCGGTGGTGCCTCCGGGAGCTGGTGA
- a CDS encoding TerC family protein: MIVELLTDPQVWITLVTLSAIEIVLGIDNLVFISIAVSKLPYTQREKARKFGIAVACITRIALLLTLAWLAGLTHDLFTILGQGVSVRDLVLILGGAFLLVKGSMEIKDLVVGEGEAEDIHTKPVASFMGVIAQIAVIDIVFSLDSVIAAVGMANHTPVMVAAILLAVAVMLLASKPLGNFIDHNPTIKMLALAFIVLVGVYLIADGFEVHIPKGYIYGAMGFSALVECLNLWAKRRAQRRLQPE, from the coding sequence GTGATTGTTGAGCTGCTGACCGATCCGCAGGTATGGATCACCCTCGTTACCTTGAGCGCCATCGAGATCGTGCTCGGTATCGACAACCTCGTCTTCATTTCGATCGCGGTCAGCAAGCTGCCCTACACGCAGCGCGAGAAGGCACGCAAGTTCGGCATTGCCGTGGCCTGCATCACGCGTATTGCCTTGCTGCTGACGCTGGCCTGGCTGGCCGGCCTCACCCACGATCTGTTCACCATCCTCGGCCAGGGCGTTTCGGTGCGCGACCTGGTGCTGATCCTCGGCGGCGCGTTCCTGCTGGTGAAGGGTTCGATGGAGATCAAGGATCTGGTCGTCGGCGAGGGTGAGGCCGAGGACATCCACACCAAGCCGGTCGCGTCGTTCATGGGCGTGATCGCGCAGATCGCCGTGATCGACATCGTGTTCTCGCTCGACTCGGTCATTGCCGCGGTCGGCATGGCCAACCACACGCCGGTGATGGTCGCGGCGATCCTGCTCGCGGTCGCGGTGATGCTGTTGGCATCCAAGCCGCTGGGCAACTTCATCGACCACAACCCGACGATCAAGATGCTGGCGCTGGCCTTCATCGTGCTGGTCGGTGTGTACCTGATCGCCGATGGCTTCGAGGTGCATATCCCGAAGGGTTACATCTACGGTGCGATGGGTTTCTCGGCGCTGGTCGAGTGCCTGAACCTCTGGGCGAAGCGACGCGCGCAGCGTCGCCTGCAGCCGGAGTAA
- the rsmA gene encoding 16S rRNA (adenine(1518)-N(6)/adenine(1519)-N(6))-dimethyltransferase RsmA — protein MSTRHFTEPAKKHLGQHFLHDRRIIDMIVQAVDPKPGDRLVEIGPGQGAITFPLLDRHGELTVIEFDRDLIFPLTDAARAHGTLEVIHRDVLSVDFSAIARNSGAGDGKIRLVGNLPYNLSSPILFHALDHATAIHDMVFMLQKEVVDRMAAGPGSKVYGRLGVMLQAYCHVTPLFDVPPGAFKPPPKVDSAVVRLVPRAPETIGVADPAMFTAVVRDAFGQRRKTLRNALSKLCDAAAIEAVGVRPDARAEQIEVADFVRLANSLAKA, from the coding sequence ATGAGCACGCGCCACTTCACCGAGCCGGCAAAGAAGCACCTCGGCCAGCACTTCCTGCACGACCGCCGGATCATCGACATGATCGTGCAGGCGGTCGATCCCAAGCCGGGCGATCGCCTGGTCGAAATCGGTCCCGGCCAGGGCGCCATCACGTTTCCGCTGCTCGACCGCCATGGCGAGCTGACGGTGATCGAGTTCGATCGCGACCTGATCTTTCCGCTGACCGATGCCGCGCGCGCGCACGGCACGCTGGAAGTGATCCACCGCGACGTGCTCAGCGTCGACTTCAGCGCGATCGCGCGCAACAGTGGCGCCGGCGACGGAAAGATCCGACTGGTCGGCAACCTGCCCTACAACCTGTCCTCGCCGATCCTGTTCCATGCGCTGGACCATGCCACGGCCATCCACGACATGGTCTTCATGCTGCAGAAGGAAGTGGTCGACCGCATGGCCGCCGGGCCGGGCAGCAAGGTCTACGGACGCCTGGGCGTGATGCTGCAGGCCTACTGCCACGTGACGCCGCTGTTCGACGTACCGCCGGGCGCGTTCAAGCCGCCGCCGAAGGTGGATTCGGCCGTGGTGCGGCTGGTGCCGCGCGCACCGGAGACCATTGGCGTCGCCGATCCGGCCATGTTCACCGCAGTCGTGCGCGATGCGTTCGGGCAGCGTCGCAAGACCCTGCGCAATGCACTGTCGAAACTGTGCGATGCGGCCGCGATCGAGGCTGTCGGCGTACGCCCCGACGCGCGCGCCGAACAGATCGAGGTCGCCGATTTCGTGCGCCTGGCCAACTCGCTGGCAAAGGCGTAG
- a CDS encoding LemA family protein has protein sequence MTRFIQTLVLVLMAATLSGCGYNTIQQKDEAVKAAWSQVLNVYKRRADLVPNLVATVKGYASHEQQVLTQVTEARSKVGSINVNADDPASLAKFQQAQGELQSAIGRLLVVSENYPQLKADQNFLQLQAQLEGTENRITVERQRYIGTVQDYNTYIRQFPTNLTAMMFGYKPKPNFSVDNEAQIQEAPKVEFGQPAQPQQQQPQQQPAPANG, from the coding sequence ATGACCCGGTTTATCCAAACGCTCGTCCTGGTCCTCATGGCCGCCACGCTCAGCGGCTGCGGATACAACACCATCCAGCAGAAGGACGAGGCCGTTAAGGCGGCCTGGTCGCAGGTGCTCAACGTCTACAAGCGCCGCGCCGACCTGGTGCCCAACCTCGTCGCGACCGTGAAGGGCTATGCCAGCCACGAGCAGCAGGTGCTGACCCAGGTCACCGAGGCGCGTTCGAAGGTCGGTAGCATCAACGTCAACGCCGACGATCCGGCGTCGCTGGCGAAGTTCCAGCAGGCGCAGGGCGAGCTGCAGAGCGCGATTGGTCGCCTGCTGGTCGTCAGCGAGAACTACCCGCAACTCAAGGCCGACCAGAACTTCCTGCAGCTGCAGGCCCAGCTGGAAGGCACCGAGAACCGCATCACCGTCGAGCGCCAGCGTTACATCGGCACGGTGCAGGACTACAACACCTACATCCGCCAGTTCCCGACCAACCTCACCGCGATGATGTTCGGCTACAAGCCCAAGCCCAACTTCTCGGTCGACAACGAGGCGCAGATCCAGGAAGCGCCCAAGGTCGAGTTCGGCCAGCCGGCGCAGCCGCAGCAACAGCAGCCTCAGCAACAGCCGGCACCGGCCAACGGCTGA
- the pdxA gene encoding 4-hydroxythreonine-4-phosphate dehydrogenase PdxA — translation MTPGNNHARLALVPGEPAGVGPELCVRLAQRPRDYSLTAFADARSLRAAAAALGLPLQLLPPGQPALGPGELALVEVTNAVAPEFGHPDPRNAQAVIAALLQAAQGCLDGTYDGVVTGPVHKAVINEGGIAYTGTTELLAQQAGSEVVMMLANDVVRVALVTTHLPLRAVADAISARALTHTLLTTHAALRHDFGIAEPVIAVLGLNPHAGEAGHLGREELDIIEPAIATLRAQGLRLVGPLPADTAFLPAKLRGFDAVVAMYHDQGLPVLKYSGFEHAVNLTLGLPYPRVAVDHGTALELAGQGVADASSLIAAADTCARIARIRRSASGTSSTSTISKGSPA, via the coding sequence ATGACCCCCGGGAACAACCATGCCCGGCTCGCCCTGGTGCCGGGCGAACCGGCAGGGGTCGGCCCCGAGTTGTGCGTGCGGCTGGCACAGCGGCCGCGCGACTATTCCCTGACCGCCTTCGCCGACGCACGCAGCCTGCGGGCTGCCGCCGCCGCGCTGGGCCTGCCACTGCAATTGCTGCCACCCGGGCAGCCGGCCCTCGGGCCCGGCGAACTGGCCCTGGTCGAGGTCACCAACGCCGTTGCCCCCGAGTTCGGCCATCCCGACCCGCGCAATGCGCAGGCGGTGATCGCTGCCCTGCTGCAGGCCGCGCAGGGCTGCCTCGATGGCACGTACGACGGCGTGGTCACCGGCCCCGTGCACAAGGCCGTGATCAACGAAGGCGGCATTGCCTACACGGGCACGACCGAACTGTTGGCGCAACAGGCCGGGAGTGAGGTGGTGATGATGCTGGCCAACGACGTCGTCCGCGTCGCCCTGGTCACCACCCACCTGCCCCTGCGTGCGGTCGCCGATGCCATCAGCGCGCGGGCGTTGACCCACACCCTGCTGACCACCCATGCGGCACTGCGCCACGATTTCGGCATTGCCGAGCCAGTGATCGCGGTGCTGGGCCTGAACCCGCATGCCGGCGAAGCCGGCCACCTCGGCCGCGAAGAGCTGGACATCATCGAACCGGCCATCGCCACGCTGCGCGCCCAGGGCCTGAGGCTGGTGGGTCCGCTGCCCGCCGATACCGCCTTCCTGCCGGCCAAGCTGCGCGGCTTCGACGCGGTGGTGGCGATGTACCACGACCAGGGATTGCCGGTGCTGAAGTACAGCGGCTTCGAACACGCGGTGAACCTCACCCTCGGCCTGCCCTACCCGCGCGTGGCAGTCGACCACGGCACCGCGCTGGAACTGGCGGGCCAGGGCGTGGCCGACGCTTCGAGCCTGATCGCCGCCGCCGATACCTGTGCCCGCATTGCCCGCATCCGGCGCAGCGCTTCGGGCACATCCTCAACGAGCACAATTTCCAAGGGCTCGCCCGCATGA
- a CDS encoding dihydrofolate reductase yields the protein MELVLIAAHDRNRAIGRDNDLPWRLPDDLKRFKALTLGKPVLMGRKTAQSLGRALPGRLNLVLTRSGQVPFEGMQAVASLDEAMRIAQAAGVPALCVIGGGEVYAQCLQQATQMHLTLVDTVVEGADAFFPVIDEGQWRVVARERHEADAKHACAFEFVDYIRA from the coding sequence GTGGAACTTGTCCTGATCGCCGCGCACGACCGCAATCGCGCCATCGGTCGCGACAACGACCTGCCGTGGCGCCTGCCCGATGACCTCAAGCGCTTCAAGGCGCTGACGCTGGGCAAGCCGGTGCTGATGGGACGCAAGACCGCGCAGTCGCTCGGACGTGCGTTGCCCGGGCGGCTCAACCTGGTGCTGACGCGCTCGGGGCAGGTGCCGTTCGAGGGCATGCAGGCGGTGGCGTCGCTGGACGAGGCCATGCGCATCGCGCAGGCCGCCGGTGTGCCGGCGCTTTGCGTGATCGGTGGTGGCGAGGTCTATGCGCAGTGCCTGCAGCAGGCAACGCAGATGCACCTGACCCTGGTCGACACCGTGGTCGAGGGTGCCGACGCGTTCTTCCCCGTGATCGATGAGGGGCAGTGGCGCGTCGTGGCGCGCGAACGGCACGAGGCGGATGCAAAACACGCCTGCGCGTTCGAGTTCGTCGACTACATCCGCGCCTGA
- a CDS encoding TPM domain-containing protein, giving the protein MRLFKHLFPPSAKRLFPGESLQRIAKAIADSELAHTGEICFAVDPSLHPRQVMSGVEAREQAAEVFARLRVWDTEANNGVLLYLLLADHRIEIVADRGFEGRVSAEQWRGVCQLIEERLRAGEAEAGVMAGIDALSALLVEHFPRGEGQHDRNELPDLPYIL; this is encoded by the coding sequence ATGCGGCTGTTCAAGCATCTGTTCCCGCCCTCTGCCAAGCGCCTTTTCCCGGGCGAGAGCCTGCAGCGCATCGCCAAGGCCATTGCCGACAGCGAGCTGGCCCATACCGGCGAGATCTGTTTCGCGGTCGACCCGAGCCTGCATCCGCGCCAGGTGATGTCCGGCGTGGAGGCGCGTGAGCAGGCGGCCGAAGTGTTCGCCCGGCTGCGCGTGTGGGACACCGAAGCCAACAACGGTGTCCTGCTCTATCTGCTGCTGGCCGACCATCGCATCGAGATAGTGGCCGACCGCGGCTTCGAGGGTCGCGTCAGTGCCGAGCAGTGGCGCGGTGTGTGCCAGCTGATCGAGGAGCGGTTGCGGGCGGGCGAGGCCGAGGCTGGCGTCATGGCCGGCATCGATGCGCTTTCGGCGCTGCTGGTCGAGCATTTCCCGCGAGGTGAAGGGCAGCACGACCGCAACGAACTGCCGGACCTGCCGTACATCCTCTAG
- a CDS encoding peptidylprolyl isomerase: protein MKKLFASALAVAVLSGTLPLATATAQEPTGSVQPIDGIAAVVDEDVILKTELDRAVANILGQYAGREAQLPPREVLERQVLERLVLVKLQVARAAGTGVRVTDQEVDQAIAGIAQQNRVSPEQLRQQLAREGTSYNDFRSSIRDELLIQRLRQRFAQSRVTVSDSEIDAAMAAQANSGNQYHLAHILVQLPEGATAEQIAVAQKKIEGVKALIEKGEMDFAAAAVRYSDSPNALEGGDLGWRSVDEIPQAFTSMMRSMSPGDVTAPIRGPSGFQLVKLVETRDASQAAPAMVTQYQARHILIRVDDKTDDAKAKAKAATLQARLAGGADFALLAQENSEDPSSRGKGGELGWFTRDEFGPDFGAALAGLQQGQVSAPVRTQAGWHLVKLEGTRETNVGDSNRRAQIQETIGRRKLEDEWNRYLREMRGEAFVDVRVGKAAEPATPAAAPASGS from the coding sequence ATGAAGAAACTATTCGCGTCCGCCCTTGCCGTCGCGGTGCTCTCCGGCACCCTGCCGCTGGCGACCGCAACGGCCCAGGAGCCCACCGGCTCGGTCCAGCCCATCGACGGCATCGCTGCCGTGGTCGACGAGGACGTGATCCTCAAGACCGAACTCGACCGCGCCGTTGCCAACATCCTCGGTCAGTACGCCGGCCGCGAGGCCCAGCTGCCGCCGCGCGAGGTGCTCGAGCGCCAGGTGCTCGAACGCCTGGTCCTGGTGAAGCTGCAGGTTGCCCGCGCAGCGGGTACCGGCGTGCGGGTCACCGACCAGGAAGTCGACCAGGCCATCGCCGGCATCGCCCAGCAGAACCGGGTCAGCCCCGAACAGCTGCGCCAGCAGCTGGCCCGCGAAGGCACCTCCTACAATGATTTCCGCAGCTCGATCCGCGATGAACTGCTGATCCAGCGCCTGCGCCAGCGCTTCGCGCAGAGCCGGGTCACGGTCAGCGACTCGGAAATCGACGCCGCCATGGCCGCCCAGGCCAACAGCGGCAACCAGTACCACCTGGCCCACATCCTGGTGCAGCTGCCCGAAGGCGCCACCGCCGAGCAGATCGCCGTCGCGCAGAAGAAGATCGAGGGCGTGAAGGCCCTGATCGAGAAGGGCGAGATGGACTTCGCCGCGGCCGCCGTGCGCTACTCCGACAGCCCGAACGCGCTGGAAGGCGGCGATCTGGGCTGGCGCAGCGTCGACGAGATCCCGCAGGCGTTCACCTCGATGATGCGCAGCATGAGCCCGGGCGATGTCACCGCACCGATCCGCGGCCCCAGCGGCTTCCAGCTGGTCAAGCTGGTCGAGACCCGCGACGCCTCGCAGGCGGCACCGGCCATGGTCACCCAGTACCAGGCCCGGCACATCCTGATCCGCGTCGACGACAAGACCGACGATGCCAAGGCCAAGGCCAAGGCCGCGACGCTGCAGGCCCGTCTGGCCGGCGGCGCCGACTTCGCCCTGCTGGCACAGGAAAACTCCGAGGACCCGAGCTCGCGCGGCAAGGGTGGCGAGCTGGGGTGGTTCACGCGCGACGAATTCGGCCCCGACTTCGGCGCGGCCCTGGCCGGGCTGCAGCAGGGCCAGGTGTCCGCTCCGGTGCGCACGCAGGCCGGCTGGCACCTCGTCAAGCTCGAGGGCACGCGCGAAACCAACGTGGGCGACAGCAACCGTCGCGCCCAGATCCAGGAAACCATTGGCCGTCGCAAGCTCGAGGACGAGTGGAACCGCTACCTGCGCGAGATGCGCGGCGAAGCCTTCGTTGACGTCCGCGTCGGCAAGGCCGCCGAGCCCGCCACCCCGGCCGCGGCGCCCGCCAGCGGCAGCTGA